CCAACAAAATGCGacagttgatgatgataatgatgaaactaCACcgtttgaatatattttaaacgatcaaataaaaaccaaTCCAAATTCAGTACGCGCCAATAATATTTATtccatatatacacacacacacacacaaagagaTGGGcgtcattcaattttgaatgtaaaaaaaacgcatGTTCAGCTTTGCGAAACAGCAATGTAGacacatttgatttttcttttctttgaatttgtaagctaattgaaaaatgtataTATACAGCACAAACAACACATAGCTTTCACATTAAATATCTGTTCAtctgttcattattattattattatattctgTCTGAAGagttttcaaaatgataactTTTGGTGTTTCTAGACActaaaacaatgaaaaagatagagagagagagagagagatggaattatcatttcaagGCCAGGAAAAACTATTGTATTGAGTATTGCTAATAAATGCTATTTATTGGTAATTTTAAAACAATACAAATGACcattttggtcatttttaatcattcaGGTAGTCGCGTGATGTAAAAATGTACTCCAAGCTTCtttgaattgattcatttcatttaaagaATTACAAttggtttgaaaaaattatcaacataggaattgatttgatttttttttaaataagaATCGGGTTAATATTATAGTTTATGATtatacaacaaaacaaaaaagtccTTGATTCCTTGGTAGTCATAGTGATCGGATAAAATTATGTCgatttataaaaaatatattcttcgatttaacaaaataataataaaaaaagacacatgttgaaattatcatggaaaaaaattgcagcAAATAACAATCAGCCAACGTAATGATTttaaaagaatgatgatggtttattttcgataattcaataaaaaaaaaacaatgaaaacataatttttttagtcAAGCGTCACGATGTTTCAGACTAATCGTATTTGTCGGCATGTTTtcgaaattcaattcgaatttttttactATCAATTCTAGATTCAATCGACAGATGGCCTTACTAAAactgtaaacaaaaaaaaacattaagtGTTTGCAtcgcaattttttttcgatcctCGATTCATTGTGctctttttcaatgatttttgtttttcatctcattaataaaaaattattattataacatTGCTTTCGTTGGTAGCAAACcgtttttttaatatttcaaTCCAAATAATCTTCATAGCTGTCACAGTAATTAAGTAATTAAATTCTCTCtgtgtatgtttttcttgaaaaaaaaatacaacaaacaaaaacatttgccaaaaaaaaaacagtgaaaacgtttatttttgttttttgttcgatgTAATTGTTGAATCATATCGTTCTTTTTGTTAAAGAGGTGGAAAAAAGCATCTTTTGAATTCTAATTGCCATGCGCTACggataaaaatatttcctATGAACATTTTTACATCGATGGATAAATTTGTCAAcgattttgtattttttgcCAAAGATTTGCGAAACAAAGTACTATCAGCCATACCGGCAACAATGGCATCACGTTCACCACATAATATAATCGATCCAACTTCCTTTACATCGGTGGTACGAAACCCAAGTTTACcggtttgtttttcaataccGAATGGCAGTTTGGAGCTTGGTACTTTGATTTCAATCTATGCTACTATAACATCTGGTGGTCGTAGATTTCgtatagatttttttcaaggaAAATGTCCACATATATATGGTGATGGTGTGAGATGCGAATCAAacgacaatgaaaataacattgcttttcatttcaatccaCGAATTGGTGGCGGTACCGATGGGCGTGATGTTGTCGTCcttaattcattttgtgaTGGTCAATGGGGGCTCGAAGAACGTCATCAGGATGCTTTCCCATTTCAATCCGATACACcatttcgaatgatgattctaGTCGAATCGGATGGATTTAAAGTTGCTGTCGACGGTCGACATTCATATGAGTTTAAGCATCGATGTGATTTTCGTGATATTGGTATGTATGATATAATATGATTGtaaatgattttaatgattcattcactATTCTCATTCAtcgtatgatgataatagctCGAATTCACATTGAAGGAAATCTAATATTGGATTTGGTTGAATTTCGCAAAGAAATTCGTTATCTAGTTCGAacacaatcaacatcatcatcattgacagtTGATTCAACATCTTCAACCGAAGAAGCTGCAACACCAACGGCTCaaactgctgctgctgctaccgGTGGTGATATATCACCACCTAGTGGACATTCGAAATTAGTGACATCTCCTGCAATTCCGTACATGGAATTCGATCCAAATCTATCTCGACCATGTGATATTTACATTGCAGGAATGTTACCCGCACATATACGCGATAATTTCGTAATCAATTTGGCAAACAGTGTGGAAGCTGAACAAAGTACAGCCGGAATTGTGAACATACCTGTTCACATTAGTATTCGAGCTGATATTCAAGCTATTGTCCGTAATACAATGACCAATGGTGTATGGGGTGAAGAGGAACTCTATTTAATTGGACCGTTTCAATTGATACCTGGAAcacattttgatttaatgatCAGTAATCGTGAGGATAAAGTAGTCGTAGCTATTAATGGACAACCATCATTCGAATATAAACATCGACATGAATCGAAAACGATCGATTCATTACAAATCAATGGTGGTGTGGTTTTAACTTCGATTCgttatgaaaataaatgaatgatgatgagacatATATGaatagatgaaaatttttgacgATCACCGACATACTTAAAATTATCCAgtttctttatcatcattcggttaatttgtgtttttatttttcaaatataaaaatcaagtttatgttgtgtttgtataatcaataaacagaatttttaaaaaatgaataattttcgtattttttttaattatgtttatcaatcaaacaatgatgaataaaaaaatgatgattatcgtttGGAAATTAAgtttaataatatatatgagATGAGATAAACAAGATTTTAGCgccaatcaattttttcattttacagACAAAATTGCACaagagaatttttcttttataaaaaaaaattcgttttttcaaatcgaatGTAATTAGAATTCGTACATAGGTGttgtatataaatgaatctTTGAGTATAAGAAtggcgtgtgtgtgtgtgtgtgtgtgtatgtttcaCCGAAATATTTTAAAATGGGAAGCAAAAAGGccatccaaaacaaaaaaaaaattcattcccATTCAATCTTTTGATAAAGAATATTCAgaacaaaaattgtcaaaaaatttaaaattaaaaagtggaaaagaaaaatttttacaataaaaattaattaattgttcacatgaaacgaaaaaaaaatgaattgcaATTGaatctatgaaaaaaattcaagaaagTTTCAACATTGCTGGTGTCGAACATTCATCGGTTTCTTGTTCATCTTTTCCgcttgattgatgatgaatagatTCAGCAtccattgattcatcatcattattattgttgactAGTCTGTCTTCATAATCAGCATTaatatcatcttcatcttgcatatcatcatcatcatcatcatcatcgtcatcatcaacactgataacttcattattattaactaAATTTCTACTATCTGTTTCTTGTTCATCACCAATACCATTGAAATCATGAGAATTTGTATCGACATtagatgattgattttttgattcttgatcTTCATAATGCAttatttcttgttgttgcagCTGCTGCTTTTGCTGATCATCAGAAATATCTTCTGTTTTTAAAATGGTCATatttaaacttttttcattttcaactttAACATTGGTGACATTAGTAAGATTCTCCGGTTGTTTACAAGATGTAACATAATTAGGAGTATACTTTTCTGTGCCCTGTAATAGCCGTGATAGAATCAAACGTTTATTATTCTcagattttgaaattgatgattgttgatgatgttgttgttgttgctgctgctgttgttgttgtttagcaGCCATTCGGCTTTTAATGATGGCAACAGGATTAATGGGCAAAACAAGATCAGAAGTCGATCGTGGAAGCTGAGCTAAAAGCGTGCTTTGTTTCATAATTGTAGCATtaactttttgttgttttagtTGTCTTGAGACAAGAGAATTATCGAATGCTGCCAATACAGGTGTCATTGTAATGGCGGATTTTCCTTTGGtcattaattgttgttgcattGAATAATTCAACATTTTGCTGGAAGAAGAATTAATCAAAGGTGTCGGTGATTGATTTCGTGAGCTTGGTCGGCTATTAATACTGCCACCGCCGCTACCTggaaaatatttgttttgaaaattatcaccCATCAATTGTGCTCGACGTTTGATAGCCGAAACAGCTTGTTTAGTAATGCCATAATCACGTGCAATTCGTGCACCTGATTCATTACGTTTCAAACGATTAATTATGTCCATTCGTTCGGCACTTGTTAGGTGAGGACGTTTAGGTAATGATGGTGGCGTTGAATGTTGaacattcattgaatctTTCGATTGAATTATAAAATTTGGTGGATTTATTTGTATGGTAGCACTATTGATCTTTGACctataacaaaaaatgagaaataaaaattaatcattcaaaaaaaaaaacatttgaaaaacacCTACATCGACAAAACTTTATCGTCAGCCATCGTAGGCTGAACATTGGAAATGCTCAATGTATTTGAAGATTGATAATTGCTATACGGTTTCATGCCTGATTTTAGCACCGTTGATAAAATTGTTGACGATATTGGTGATGTTTTGGGTCCATTTTTCGTTCCATGATCTGTATTATGACCATCTTCCAATAGAAttacatcgtcatcatcattggaatcaTCACCAGAATCTCTCGACATTTGATCCGATTCTCTATCGTAATTGTTTCTATTCGATTGACCATTTAGAATAGTGGAAGTTTTGTTGGAAGTATTGTTCATTGAATATACAACATTTGTTTTGgaatcttcttcatcatcatcatcatcatcgtcatcaatatcattgatttcattattgtatgatgaagataattcatcatcatcatcgtcatcgttttcatgatttttttcaacacgattattattattgttattcttGTCAACAACATAGGTTTCCAACTGTGTTAATGCATCGAATTTTCCCATAAGAATTTGATCCAATgcattattcaatttatctAAACGTTCCACATCTTGATCGGCTAAGCGATTTGTTTTCTGATTATTTTGtatcaatgtttgttgttgttgaagatttgttgtgttttttaatcttttcatcatttgatggtGTTTTGCATAGGCAACAACTTCATTTAATGCGGCTGATCGTTTACGAATAAGAACATCTTTTGAACCATCATTTGGAATGATTGTGACTGGATTTTgtgttgatgaattataAGCGTTGACTATCTTATCATTTGAACCACTGCCATTCCAAGTGATTGGCCGAATTTTGTCCAAAAATGTTCGAACCAAACTTTTATCTGGACGACCATTATCGTTGTTATAGTTGACCAATCTAATATCtaaatcatttgataatttattttttgatgatgattgaaaatttatattcaaatgtGAAGATGGAGATGTATATTTGCCAGCAAATCTAACATTaccattcatcaaattcgaatgaCATTTGAGTGacactaattttttttgttgaacatttcgatcatcatcattatcatcatcatcatcatgttgatcatcatttttcatcatttgtgtttGACTTTGTTTAATCGGTAACAAACGTTTATAATCTTGTTCAAATTGATTCCAACGAGCCCAAAGTCTATCTTTGCCATGACAAACACAAATGCTCATATGTTCTTGTACAAGATCACGATATTGGTCGAAAAGATCCAGTAAATCTTGTGTAGCTCCCAATTCATTTGTAATTCGATCATTTTCACGACGAAGCTCTTCAATggcattcatcatttcaatgttAGTATTTTGGTTACTATTTTTGGCCATCTTTTTATCTCccatttgattcgattgatgaaaatttgaagaaTAATTTGTACTTTTCAAGTTTTGACTTTTATTCATTGTCGAATGATTATGGTCAGTTGATGAACCGGCCATGTTGATATGGCCggatttaaaatcatcaccGTTTGAATTGTATGGAAATCTTTGGTTATTATTGAGATTTTCGTTATTGATATCACTTGTTTTATTATCAGTTAAATTATATGATATATCCTTAACCAATGaacgattattattctttgttGTACAAACATTCGACAATTCTTTTAATGATATTTTGATACTTGGAAGTTTTTGCAATGGTGATGAacacgatgatgaaattggagATGAAGACGCAGACGAAGAGGACAAtgaagacgacgacgacgacgacgaagatgatgatgatgatgatgaacacgatatcgatgatgtcatcaatgttgttttAGACAATTCGGTTGTCATAGCTTTCCTATAGAGTTGAGAGCTCGAATCGATTATcagatttttcaaatttattcaactaaattaatgaaaaaaaactgtcaaTTTTTACCATTCAATAGAcaattgacaacaaaaaaaaagaacaacaacaaacctaAATTgttaacaaaaataaaatgtcgattgattgatgtttgaatttaggcacatacaaacaagcaaaaaaaaaatcatcgaaaaGGTCGTCGGAacgtttggttttttttttaatttttgtacTCTGAATTTCaagttttattcaaaattaattttttttattggctCATTACAATTTGCACTTGGAATTGATATATCACACATAAAACAAtggaatttgaataaaattaatccccgattgaaaatcaatcgaaaagGATGGCACCAAGTTTAATTGAGAATAATTTCTATTATTGCAAAATGGGGTTTGTTTTTCCaccgaatgaaaaaacaaaatcaaaataggaactttgaatttttcaaatttgaacTTTCGATaatgtttcatcaatatttgtaCTTGTTATAATCGATGTTGATATGTGGAGTTACTTTAATAAAAATCGGTGGtacatgatgaaaaattattaagaTATTCGATTCTGTTGAATAAATGCAAACATTTCATCGTGATGctgctgttgtcgttgttgttgttgttgaagggGCAACATCTTATgatcaaaatacaaaaaaaaacactaacaaataatcatcatgatcatcaacccAAAAGTATGATggtttataatgataatggatagTTTACCATagttttcataatcattcacCAATCAATGTAGAacgtgataataataaaatgtaaaatgcaaaatcacaaaacagaaccaaaagaaaaaatgtttcatgtTTGAGCCAAActttattgtcattgttgaagatgatgattgcaaattgttgatgaattgattgtgaattgggctgaaaaaataataaatgatgaccaccaatatatataaaaaaaagatgtgatgataaattgGAATCGTAAattcagaaagaaaaaaataattcgtAAAAGAAATTGCcactaataaaaaaaagtcaccGGGAATTGATAAAAAGTGAATATAGGGTTGTTGTTCTATTGATTCATGTTTATGGATGAAAATagtaaatgattgattgaattatcgaaaaaaaagaatcaatgaatttcatttgccTGCTGTTTGTCTTCggatcaacaaaatcaatgccatttatttctcattttatgtttttttttttttaattttacaaACAATAAACACGGACGAAGgacgacaataacaacatgGCTATCTTATACACacgcgtgtgtgtgtattgtgtgtGCTCAAGTCacgtaaaaaaaagtcacacacacactaataCTGACTGAAAGCATACCATCAGTATTCAATGATGTATTCGATGTTCATGAACattatagatttttttcttgaatgtcgtcgtcgtcttctTCGTCTTCGTTGTTTTTTACTTAAAATGACATCAATGACCTTGTCGGTCCATATGGTCCATGAAACAGAGTAAAAACAAAGATGACATTTCAATAAATAACCAGAACAtgtcaattgttgttgttgttggtagaTTTATAAATTCTGGAATAAAATGATACAATTGAGATTCTTGGCGTCAAGCCACAAACTTACTACaggatgtgtgtgttttttttctaccaaaACCATTTCCGTTATCAAAACTATAAACTTCCGTGTATTATTTATCCTTCAATAacgaaatataaaaaatataaattaatgttgatgatgatgataagaacaTTATTCGAAatagttttgtttcatcatcattatcattattatccatttagtcaacaaaatgatgatgatgattatgaaaactAACCGACCAGTTACATACAAATTCCAAGATGAATATCTTTACTTGAATGTGAAATCTATTAATCATCTAATCCATCAATTTAAGTCaatgtagttgttgttttttcttagCTGCTGCAACAATTcgcgataaaaaaaaaacaccaaacatgatgatgatgatgattaaccTTGGTTCTTCAGCATTTTATATTCGTCCGTTCTCcagatcaacatcatcatatgagagcaagcaagcaagcaagcaaTGTCATTCAAAGTGGTTGATATGTTATTTGGTCTTGTtgcaaatcattttttattttttatttttttgcttgcctaactaactttttttttgcatgtcctcgtgtatgtgtttgtttctATGTatacaccacacacacacacacacaaggtGTTTGTCGCTTGTCTCCTCCCTACTTTTCATGATTATAtttgaaatatgaaaaatggatggaatctaaaaatttttccacaaaaaaaaaccagaaaaaaattggaaatcatgtaatcattattttctctGACAATGATTGTAGCGACATCTAGACAATTCTTTGACCAATCATTAATCGCTCCAATTTATTCGGGcgtttacaaacaaacattacatatacacacattccgaacattattataatgtgTGTGCTGCTGCTGCCTAAAATGATCTGTGCTAAACACACATGCGCTTTATATTATTGGGCACCATGAATAACAATGgataccattttttttttactttgactttttttttgactaaaAACTTTGGgcgtcaatcaatcaacaaacaaacaaaaatgaatgccgattcatgatgatgaatcaaccGCTGCTGTcgatgctgctgctgctgctgctactacCAACTActtcaataacaacaacaaatgttgaAGGCCGAAAaatgagataaaaaaaaggggaaaataaaaaaaaaaaatactcacAATTCACtttcaattgttgattttgggTGGTTatagtgaaacaaaaaaagctGGCGCTCGAGATCAGCGCTGAATCTAGCTAGCGTACATGGCGCCTcattagtatttttttttttttttgttagttttttttacgtATTTGACTCAaatacaaatcaaatgatcgaGGACATGAATATTAACCATGAACCAGCGCCACCACCATTgtcataatttttgttgaattcattcattacaatAAAGGCGCGCGCCAATTTGTTTAAATGTAGCCTTGTGTTGATGATCGTCATAATTCATGAAACGAtatatacgaaaaaaaaaacaacttgcATCGCTTTGttatgattgttgatgattattattctgacacaatcataacaacaacaacagcaactgaatatatttatttatttaaccttcaattcattacaaagaattataatttcataattattcattcaacaaaaaaccgATCACAAGTTCCTCGGATATTACGAAGAATTTTACGATATAGGAAAtctttcgaaaaaaaaattacca
This window of the Dermatophagoides farinae isolate YC_2012a chromosome 3, ASM2471394v1, whole genome shotgun sequence genome carries:
- the LOC124498336 gene encoding uncharacterized protein LOC124498336 isoform X2, giving the protein MTTELSKTTLMTSSISCSSSSSSSSSSSSSSSLSSSSASSSPISSSCSSPLQKLPSIKISLKELSNVCTTKNNNRSLVKDISYNLTDNKTSDINNENLNNNQRFPYNSNGDDFKSGHINMAGSSTDHNHSTMNKSQNLKSTNYSSNFHQSNQMGDKKMAKNSNQNTNIEMMNAIEELRRENDRITNELGATQDLLDLFDQYRDLVQEHMSICVCHGKDRLWARWNQFEQDYKRLLPIKQSQTQMMKNDDQHDDDDDNDDDRNVQQKKLVSLKCHSNLMNDIRLVNYNNDNGRPDKSLVRTFLDKIRPITWNGSGSNDKIVNAYNSSTQNPVTIIPNDGSKDVLIRKRSAALNEVVAYAKHHQMMKRLKNTTNLQQQQTLIQNNQKTNRLADQDVERLDKLNNALDQILMGKFDALTQLETYVVDKNNNNNNRVEKNHENDDDDDDELSSSYNNEINDIDDDDDDDDEEDSKTNVVYSMNNTSNKTSTILNGQSNRNNYDRESDQMSRDSGDDSNDDDDVILLEDGHNTDHGTKNGPKTSPISSTILSTVLKSGMKPYSNYQSSNTLSISNVQPTMADDKVLSMSKINSATIQINPPNFIIQSKDSMNVQHSTPPSLPKRPHLTSAERMDIINRLKRNESGARIARDYGITKQAVSAIKRRAQLMGDNFQNKYFPGSGGGSINSRPSSRNQSPTPLINSSSSKMLNYSMQQQLMTKGKSAITMTPVLAAFDNSLVSRQLKQQKVNATIMKQSTLLAQLPRSTSDLVLPINPVAIIKSRMAAKQQQQQQQQQQHHQQSSISKSENNKRLILSRLLQGTEKYTPNYVTSCKQPENLTNVTNVKVENEKSLNMTILKTEDISDDQQKQQLQQQEIMHYEDQESKNQSSNVDTNSHDFNGIGDEQETDSRNLVNNNEVISVDDDDDDDDDDDMQDEDDINADYEDRLVNNNNDDESMDAESIHHQSSGKDEQETDECSTPAMLKLS
- the LOC124498336 gene encoding uncharacterized protein LOC124498336 isoform X1, translating into MTTELSKTTLMTSSISCSSSSSSSSSSSSSSSLSSSSASSSPISSSCSSPLQKLPSIKISLKELSNVCTTKNNNRSLVKDISYNLTDNKTSDINNENLNNNQRFPYNSNGDDFKSGHINMAGSSTDHNHSTMNKSQNLKSTNYSSNFHQSNQMGDKKMAKNSNQNTNIEMMNAIEELRRENDRITNELGATQDLLDLFDQYRDLVQEHMSICVCHGKDRLWARWNQFEQDYKRLLPIKQSQTQMMKNDDQHDDDDDNDDDRNVQQKKLVSLKCHSNLMNGNVRFAGKYTSPSSHLNINFQSSSKNKLSNDLDIRLVNYNNDNGRPDKSLVRTFLDKIRPITWNGSGSNDKIVNAYNSSTQNPVTIIPNDGSKDVLIRKRSAALNEVVAYAKHHQMMKRLKNTTNLQQQQTLIQNNQKTNRLADQDVERLDKLNNALDQILMGKFDALTQLETYVVDKNNNNNNRVEKNHENDDDDDDELSSSYNNEINDIDDDDDDDDEEDSKTNVVYSMNNTSNKTSTILNGQSNRNNYDRESDQMSRDSGDDSNDDDDVILLEDGHNTDHGTKNGPKTSPISSTILSTVLKSGMKPYSNYQSSNTLSISNVQPTMADDKVLSMSKINSATIQINPPNFIIQSKDSMNVQHSTPPSLPKRPHLTSAERMDIINRLKRNESGARIARDYGITKQAVSAIKRRAQLMGDNFQNKYFPGSGGGSINSRPSSRNQSPTPLINSSSSKMLNYSMQQQLMTKGKSAITMTPVLAAFDNSLVSRQLKQQKVNATIMKQSTLLAQLPRSTSDLVLPINPVAIIKSRMAAKQQQQQQQQQQHHQQSSISKSENNKRLILSRLLQGTEKYTPNYVTSCKQPENLTNVTNVKVENEKSLNMTILKTEDISDDQQKQQLQQQEIMHYEDQESKNQSSNVDTNSHDFNGIGDEQETDSRNLVNNNEVISVDDDDDDDDDDDMQDEDDINADYEDRLVNNNNDDESMDAESIHHQSSGKDEQETDECSTPAMLKLS
- the LOC124498440 gene encoding galectin-8 → MNIFTSMDKFVNDFVFFAKDLRNKVLSAIPATMASRSPHNIIDPTSFTSVVRNPSLPVCFSIPNGSLELGTLISIYATITSGGRRFRIDFFQGKCPHIYGDGVRCESNDNENNIAFHFNPRIGGGTDGRDVVVLNSFCDGQWGLEERHQDAFPFQSDTPFRMMILVESDGFKVAVDGRHSYEFKHRCDFRDIARIHIEGNLILDLVEFRKEIRYLVRTQSTSSSLTVDSTSSTEEAATPTAQTAAAATGGDISPPSGHSKLVTSPAIPYMEFDPNLSRPCDIYIAGMLPAHIRDNFVINLANSVEAEQSTAGIVNIPVHISIRADIQAIVRNTMTNGVWGEEELYLIGPFQLIPGTHFDLMISNREDKVVVAINGQPSFEYKHRHESKTIDSLQINGGVVLTSIRYENK